From Aspergillus chevalieri M1 DNA, chromosome 4, nearly complete sequence, a single genomic window includes:
- a CDS encoding putative stress response RCI peptide (COG:S;~EggNog:ENOG410PQSP;~InterPro:IPR000612;~PFAM:PF01679;~TransMembrane:2 (o6-26i33-53o);~go_component: GO:0016021 - integral component of membrane [Evidence IEA]) has protein sequence MCGSDLFLGILAVFFPPVSVWIKVGVCTADSIINLALCCLGYVPGLLHAWYIIIKNPEPNDDDPNYQAIPNGSNGSRQDLEHGRVTYYYVSHEPYQNPPTVRAYGTVGGQPAAPAAKNAPAPQSYFDEPHDGGDGGQGSSEGHAHAPPTYAEAVKGDYKVQTQD, from the exons ATGTGCGGTTCAGACCTCTTCCTTGGAATTCTCGCCGTGTTCTTCCCACCTGTTTCAG TCTGGATCAAGGTAGGAGTCTGCACGGCCGACTCGATCATCAACCTGGCCCTTTGCTGCCTCGGCTACGTCCCCGGTCTCCTCCACGCATGGTATATAATCATCAAAAACCCAGAACCTAATGACGATGATCCCAACTACCAAGCCATCCCTAACGGTTCGAACGGTTCGCGACAAGACCTTGAACATGGCCGCGTGACATACTACTACGTTTCCCACGAGCCCTACCAGAATCCCCCTACTGTGAGAGCCTACGGTACTGTCGGAGGCCAGCCTGCCGCACCAGCTGCCAAGAATGCGCCTGCTCCCCAATCATACTTCGATGAGCCACacgatggtggtgatggtggtcaGGGCAGCAGCGAGGGCCATGCTCATGCTCCGCCTACATATGCTGAGGCTGTGAAGGGGGACTATAAGGTGCAGACGCAGGATTAA